One stretch of Schlesneria sp. DSM 10557 DNA includes these proteins:
- a CDS encoding protein-glutamate O-methyltransferase CheR, whose protein sequence is MDSIQLTRQEFEKYQKLILKLCGISVPDTKITLLSNRVRRRLRATNIESFQSYFDFLTSSSGKTELDGFLSAITTNETSFFRTQKHFDWLSTEFVDLQIARSKEVGSRRSIRIWSAACSTGEEPYSIALCLAENQHKLTSWKLEILGTDISEQALSQARAGLFATQTMDDIPLKLRTQYFQHDTAANAWKVKPALSEIVKFKRHNLMQPITEPAFDCIFIRNVLIYFNRASKETVIENLVKALAPRGFLVVGPSEGIFDMLGMLTKRSTFLYQKE, encoded by the coding sequence GTGGACTCGATTCAACTGACTCGTCAAGAATTTGAAAAGTATCAGAAGCTGATTCTGAAACTCTGCGGTATCAGTGTGCCCGATACCAAGATCACACTACTTAGTAACAGAGTCCGTCGAAGACTGCGTGCGACGAATATCGAGAGCTTCCAGAGTTACTTCGACTTCCTGACCTCATCGTCCGGCAAGACGGAACTCGACGGATTCCTCAGCGCCATCACCACGAACGAAACGTCATTCTTTCGTACACAGAAACACTTTGACTGGCTCAGTACCGAGTTTGTCGATTTGCAGATCGCCCGATCCAAAGAAGTGGGGAGCCGCCGCAGTATCCGCATCTGGTCTGCGGCGTGTAGCACCGGAGAAGAACCTTATTCCATCGCTCTCTGTCTTGCCGAAAACCAGCACAAGCTGACAAGCTGGAAGCTCGAAATCCTGGGGACCGATATCAGCGAACAGGCACTTTCCCAAGCACGCGCCGGTCTGTTCGCTACCCAAACCATGGACGATATCCCACTGAAGTTGCGGACACAGTACTTTCAGCACGACACGGCGGCAAACGCATGGAAGGTCAAACCGGCCCTGTCAGAGATCGTGAAATTCAAAAGGCACAATCTCATGCAGCCGATCACTGAGCCGGCATTTGATTGCATCTTTATTCGCAATGTCCTCATCTACTTCAACCGGGCTTCAAAAGAGACCGTGATTGAGAATCTGGTCAAGGCGCTCGCGCCACGGGGGTTTCTCGTCGTCGGCCCCTCAGAGGGAATTTTTGACATGTTGGGAATGCTGACCAAGCGAAGTACTTTTCTGTATCAGAAGGAGTAG